A window from Deinococcus betulae encodes these proteins:
- a CDS encoding methyl-accepting chemotaxis protein — MQNSLPSHTVRLTRAMRRNKDAQRVGWLGQLRVGQKLSLAVLAFGLPLTGLVSALLTEQQKDITFAQRELVGIQQFAPLRDINSNLSSFVDTALEQDTAGADKAAAAVDRAIDQLEAQVAPEYRERVQALRRDWKILPDSIGTQPDLAVLQTYGQLLSTYQRDLSEDLLTQSGLMLDPEPAAFFVMEATLRNLPRMSTLLNLAYLTVEAGNREAGDDSAYINVLRDLNVQLLDSVAAYNASMERAVRYDPTLAPLGESAQKLSDAVTPAVADLGAAIEANSLKGVNVNSIEGGALLQVTSSFNSGVKGLVGEIQDRADRTQRAQWITLAVIVAALILAFTLLIRLSRSIVKPLSALTRANRALSQGDLNVQVPVQTRDELGFMAHTFNGAAVQLRENEAKNVLEREEALKLQGNIGSFLDVTMDIAGGDLTRRGVVSEDVLGNVVDSINVMVDELGAVLGEVQKASQSVTTASRDMLGTTDQIVQGADTTTAETRRVADQVRVVTEGFREMAEAAQQSAESARQALEASQQGREAVLGTLDGMQNIRREVQGVSKRIKTLGDRSLEIQEIVDTISRLSSQTNLLALNASIEAAGAGAAGSRFAIVADEVRKLADSSAQATARIASLIRTVQLEITEVVSSVEDGTREVEQGYRVASAAGERIEQLGKLAAESAQFAERINAATAEQVRSVEQVGQAVEQIGQVAEASHASVQQGRDAAQRLQHLAQNLLQGLSRFKLPTN, encoded by the coding sequence ATGCAAAACTCCCTGCCATCCCATACGGTTCGTCTCACCCGCGCCATGCGCCGCAACAAAGATGCCCAGCGCGTCGGCTGGCTGGGGCAGCTCCGCGTGGGCCAGAAGCTCTCGCTGGCCGTGCTGGCCTTCGGTCTGCCGCTGACCGGTCTGGTGAGCGCCCTGCTGACCGAGCAGCAAAAGGACATCACCTTCGCGCAGCGCGAGCTGGTCGGGATTCAGCAGTTCGCGCCTCTGCGCGACATCAACAGCAACCTGTCAAGCTTCGTGGACACGGCGCTGGAGCAGGACACGGCCGGCGCCGACAAGGCGGCGGCGGCGGTGGACCGCGCCATTGACCAGCTTGAAGCCCAGGTGGCCCCCGAATACCGCGAGCGCGTGCAGGCCCTGCGCCGCGACTGGAAGATTCTCCCCGACTCGATTGGCACCCAGCCGGACCTGGCCGTGCTGCAAACCTACGGGCAGCTGCTCTCGACCTACCAGCGCGACCTGAGCGAAGACCTGCTGACCCAGTCGGGCCTGATGCTCGACCCGGAGCCGGCCGCCTTCTTCGTGATGGAAGCGACCCTGCGCAACCTGCCGCGTATGTCCACGCTGCTGAACCTGGCCTACCTGACCGTCGAAGCCGGCAACCGTGAAGCGGGCGACGACAGCGCGTACATCAACGTGCTGCGCGACCTGAACGTGCAGCTGCTCGACAGCGTGGCCGCCTACAACGCCAGCATGGAACGCGCGGTGCGCTACGACCCCACGCTGGCGCCGCTGGGCGAATCGGCCCAGAAGCTCAGTGACGCCGTGACCCCGGCCGTGGCCGACCTGGGCGCCGCCATTGAAGCCAACAGCCTGAAGGGCGTGAACGTCAACAGCATTGAAGGCGGGGCGCTGCTGCAGGTCACCTCCTCGTTTAACAGCGGTGTCAAGGGCCTGGTCGGTGAGATTCAGGACCGCGCCGACCGCACCCAGCGCGCCCAGTGGATCACGCTGGCCGTCATCGTGGCCGCGCTGATTCTGGCCTTTACCCTCCTGATTCGCCTGTCCCGCTCTATCGTGAAGCCGCTGTCGGCCCTGACCCGCGCCAACCGCGCGCTGTCGCAGGGGGACCTGAACGTGCAGGTGCCGGTGCAAACCCGTGACGAACTGGGCTTCATGGCCCACACCTTCAACGGCGCGGCCGTGCAGCTGCGTGAAAACGAAGCGAAAAACGTTCTGGAGCGCGAGGAGGCCCTCAAGCTTCAGGGCAACATCGGGTCGTTCCTCGACGTGACCATGGACATCGCGGGCGGCGACCTGACCCGGCGCGGCGTGGTGTCCGAAGACGTGCTGGGGAACGTCGTAGACTCGATCAACGTGATGGTTGACGAGCTGGGCGCGGTGCTGGGGGAAGTGCAAAAGGCCTCGCAGTCGGTGACGACCGCCAGCCGCGACATGCTGGGCACCACCGACCAGATCGTGCAGGGCGCCGACACCACCACCGCCGAAACCCGCCGCGTGGCCGATCAGGTGCGCGTGGTGACCGAGGGCTTCCGCGAGATGGCCGAGGCCGCGCAGCAAAGCGCCGAGTCCGCCCGTCAAGCGCTGGAAGCCTCGCAGCAGGGCCGCGAAGCCGTGCTGGGCACCCTGGACGGCATGCAGAACATCCGCCGCGAGGTGCAGGGCGTCTCCAAGCGCATCAAGACGCTGGGCGACCGCTCGCTGGAAATTCAGGAAATCGTGGACACCATTTCGCGTCTGTCCAGCCAGACCAACCTGCTGGCACTGAACGCCTCCATTGAGGCCGCCGGTGCAGGCGCCGCAGGCAGCCGCTTTGCGATCGTGGCCGACGAAGTGCGTAAGCTGGCCGATTCCTCGGCGCAGGCCACCGCGCGCATCGCCAGCCTGATCCGCACGGTGCAGCTGGAAATCACGGAAGTGGTCAGCTCGGTGGAAGACGGCACCCGCGAGGTGGAGCAGGGTTACCGCGTGGCCTCGGCCGCCGGGGAGCGCATCGAGCAGCTGGGCAAGCTGGCCGCCGAATCCGCGCAGTTTGCCGAGCGCATTAACGCCGCCACCGCTGAGCAGGTGCGCAGCGTGGAGCAGGTGGGCCAGGCCGTCGAGCAGATCGGTCAGGTCGCCGAGGCCTCGCACGCGAGCGTGCAGCAGGGCCGTGACGCCGCCCAGCGTCTGCAGCACCTGGCGCAGAACCTGCTGCAGGGCTTGTCGCGCTTCAAGCTGCCCACGAACTAA
- a CDS encoding chemotaxis protein CheW yields the protein MQSALLVRVQGERFALPLSGEQAIAELGPVTPLPHGEPLLRGLTTIQGRAVPLLDLSPLLAAEEGAGAPRLVVLTSLEGDRVALLVHEVYGVTSLPSPPPSTSLLIDMPGGPLLNAATLAREVRGHLGS from the coding sequence ATGCAAAGCGCCCTGCTCGTCCGCGTGCAAGGTGAGCGCTTTGCTCTGCCGCTGTCGGGCGAGCAGGCGATTGCTGAACTGGGGCCTGTGACGCCCCTGCCGCACGGCGAGCCGCTGCTGCGTGGCCTGACCACCATCCAGGGCCGCGCGGTGCCGCTGCTGGACCTGAGCCCCCTGCTGGCCGCCGAGGAAGGGGCAGGCGCCCCCCGCCTGGTCGTGCTGACCAGCCTGGAAGGTGACCGCGTGGCCCTGCTGGTCCACGAGGTGTACGGCGTGACCAGCCTCCCCAGTCCTCCACCCAGCACCTCGCTGCTGATTGATATGCCTGGCGGCCCGCTGCTCAACGCCGCCACCCTGGCCCGCGAAGTGCGCGGTCACCTGGGTTCCTGA